In Glycine max cultivar Williams 82 chromosome 10, Glycine_max_v4.0, whole genome shotgun sequence, the DNA window GCCGCCATTTCGACTGCGCTTCCACCGGTGTTGTCGCTCCTGCATTCCAACGCTATCCCTAAAGTTTGGGGCCATCCAGTGTTGATTTGGCAGTTAccctttgttttcctttttcgtGCAACCCCTCTTCATGATGAATATTATCAAGCAGTTGCTCTACCCTTGTGTGACAGACTTCCCAACACCTTTTCACCAGAGCTCACCTTCAACCACTGTCTCCCATCACCGAAGACCGCAATGCCGTCCACATGCGCAGAAAACTCAAAACATCGTTGAACACGACCTCGCACAGGGCCCCAGTGTGTGAAGTTCACGCACAAGACGTGTGATGCATGTCCGGCAAGCATCATACCGATCTCCATCGTCACTACGGGCTTTCATTGGCTGCCACTGAGCCATGTTATCCAGCGCAACCACACAACTTAAACTGCCTTTAGTTTCTATCGGGTTGAACACGTTTGTAACAAGCTCGATTCATATGATATATATGCTcgagcttgagggggagtgttaggATTACATATTATTCTATTAATTATGATTACAGAGCAATTAGGGATTTGTTCATTATCACTTAGATTAGATTGATCTTATGTAATCAATGTTGATCCTATTTATCCATTATAAATAAAGGTTGTGTGGTCATACACAACATTACACAGTAAAACACTGTTATAACTAACAACCAGAAATGTTTTTCACCCTTTTTCCTTTAGAGATTTGTTGTTAAATGCTAGCACttgcataaataataataaaaaataaactgaatgagacaaataaaaaagagtacTAACATTACAACCATTTATTTTCTGACACAATTTTACTTCAGCTTTTAGAACAAACTATGTGACTTAACATACAATATAGATACCGgaataacaaacaaaatacaCCACGTGATAAATAACCAGCCACACTAACTATAATATAAACTTTAAGGCTGACTGTATGATAAATATTTGCCTTGGAAATACTTTCTTCTTAAACACCATAGTTTGCACCACATTTCATTCAAACTATAGCTACTTTCAATCCTAATTCTCTGTTTCAGTAGTTATCCTTTGTCCATTATGTCTCCTTCAAGTTTTCATGAAGTCGCTATAATACCATGTTGAGTTTTGAGAATTTAACAGAATATTTTGTATTTCTAAAGATTGAAAATACCCAACCAACTAGCTTctgtttacatacatgtatagtaCACTAGCTTAAAGCGTGCAAGTTGTGAGTTATAACTGTCTTACAACAGATAGCACAATCCGAAGAAAAAGATATCCTAAACAACTAGACTAAAGGGGAAATGGTATTCTCTCACACATTATTATACTTATAATAATTAGAAatgtatttgtttaaaatatccaaatttcaaatactttaaaTCTAATAAAGGTGATAGCAGTAACAACATATAAACACGGtcaacaaaaaggaaaagaaatcataaatCGTGAAGAACAACAACAGCAAAAGGAGAATGAGGCTCAAGACATCTTACACTTCCAAAGATCCATTGCCCAACAAGACAGCAAGATGGCCCATTCGGTGTTTGCAAAAAGAATCAGAAATGTTAGTAGGTCGCCATTTCACATCCCATGCCACTTTTCCATTATGAGCTAGGCATGAAACTACTCTTGGCAATGTTACATCTTCTGGAATAGAACAAGTAGCTGGTGGAGCTTCCAATTCAAAGCTCCAATGTGGTTGATGATTTGCCTCATTCTCATACTGTAGTGGCTGACTTCTATCTTGGCTATATCTCCCCTCCATCTCCGTATGATTAATTTTCAATCCACTGCTTTTAAGAGTTGTTGAAATAGTATTGCAGGCAGAAACAGCTTCCTTGGTATGCCTTTGCTTTGTAACAGAACATTGTGGCAAAGCATATTCATTGCAATTGACACGAGCCACATTTGAAGAAAGAAATTCAGCTGAATCTTCTGGGACTTGAACATCAAGAGGCATGATTTCATTCTCACAATTTGGATCACCTGTTGATACTCCTTTTGAATTTGATGGTCTTCCTCTAAGCGTCTTCATTAGGGCTGATTTTTCATTGCAATTGTCATGATTCACGTCTGGAGAAAGAAATTCAGCTGAATCTTCAGGGACTTGAACATCAAGAGGCATAGAATGATCCTCACAATTTGGATCATCTGCTGTTActtcttttgaatttgatttgggTCTTCTTCTAGGCCTCTTTATTAGTGCTGATTCTtcatttctctctttattttctttagcttttctttttcttttgtatgtAATAAGTATTTCttcattgttttcaagattCCCATCTGAAGCAAGAAACTCAGTAGAATTTTGTGCAACTTGAACATAACAAGCTGACTTGTTCTGGGTCTCACAATTCACATCATCCACTGTTATTGTTGTGgaattttttcttgttcttcctCTAGGATTCTTTATTTGTGTTGATTTGTCATTTGTGCCTCCATCTTTTTTAGGAAGTATTTCTTCATTGTTATCATGATTCCCATCTGGAGTAGGAAACTCAGTAGAATTTTCTGGAAATTGAACAGCAAGAGCTGGCATGTACTGGATCTCACAATTCATATCATCCACTGCTGACACTGTTGGATTCTTTCTAGGTCTTCCTCTAGGCTTCTTTATTTGTGTTGATATGTCATTTGTGCCTGCATCTTTTTTATCACAATTCATATCATCCACTGCTAACACCGTTGGATTTTTTCTAGGTCTTCCTCTAGGCTTCTTTATTTGTGTTGATTTGTCATTTATGTCTCCATCTTTCTTATCACAGTTCATTTCATCTACCACTGTTGGATTTTTTCTAGGTCTTCCTTTAGGTCTCTTAATTTTTGACAATTTGTCATTGTGTTCCTTGACATTTAGAAGACACCATATTTGTACGACACCTCTACCAGTAAGTGGGGCACCCATCTTGTGATAAGAAGAGCCAGGTGGATGAGCAGCGACAGCAAtaaactaaacaaatatcaTATAGAAGGTCATTAAatgtacaaaattaaaaacctCCACCTCTTATGAATGTGATAGAAATTGCTAGAGGATCAATCATATGGAAAAATAGAATTGCACAGAATCAATAATCTTCCAACATCATTATCCACTGCCAATAAATAGCACCCTCTAAACTTGCTATTTTGTCAGCACACTACTTCAAATAGGCAATCGCCCTTAACATGTGAAGCATAGGAATCATCAGACAAACAAAATTAACCATTTGGATTGCATTCAAGCATTAAAGACTTCCCCATCACAGcagcaaaaataaaatctacAATAAGGCTTGATACAtgtgctgtgcaaaaaaaaaaaaaggcttgatACATGTGTTAAAGGAAGGCAGTTAACCAAGTACCTCACATTTAACTGAACAATCAGGCTTTTCATGTATCTGAGGACACCAATCTAATGCCCATACAGAGCCTCCAACATTCATCACAAAGTCTCTGCTCCAACAAAACTTGAAGTGTTTAGCCAAGTTAAACAATTAGTAGTGATAAAATGCTTTAATTTATCAGCAAGTTCAAAGATAATTGTTATATGATTAATACAAACATGCACTATAACTCCATAGCATTGGTCAATGaataaaacaacacaaaaagcTATATCTTAGCCATACCTGCATTCCTGAGATATAACCTCCCCATGTTGCTCCTTCTGCTTATCATGCTAGGATAAACATATACAATGATAATGTGTGAGTCTAGTCAGTAATACTGAAAAGGTAACTGTTATGAGGAAATTTATGTTGCcaggaaacaaaaaaagaagtataCAATATTGAACAACTTGTACCTCAGGAACAGAGGCAGATGAAAATGGAGGCAAATTTATGGCACTGATATTTCTCCCCTCAGAACAATCAGAGCTCTCAAGTCCATAAGCAAACTTAATGCTTCTTGAGGGATATTTAAAATCTCTCCATTCTCTGCACATTTAACgtcaagaaaaataagagaattaaGTGTTTATTTGGAAACTTCTAAAAACTAGCATATTGGGCAGTTTTTAAATCCAAGGGTTTTGGATTTTGGTAACTACTAATGTTGTTCTTTGAAATGGTTCTTACACTGACAGTGCAAAGgtttttttacactatcatccaatcacaaaacatcatatatgataaatttgttgaattttataataactactttAAAAAGTCATACTAAGAATGATTTCTGATTGGTTGACCATGTAAAAAACTTTTATCTATTAAACTCTTAATAGATATAGTTCTCAGAAAAACCATTTCAAAGTTGGTTTTATTATGCAGAAGATAATggatatatgtataaataatttgCATTGCACatgcaaataatataaaataaatctaaagcGGTGTTGTTAAATAGCGGTTATGGCCCCGCAATGGTAGAATGGCGTGGTGGATTTGTTGCCAACCACCATAGGCAAAATTGTGAAGGAAGGcacgccatgagccatggggtGCAATGGAGTGTTTATAAGGTGGAATTTCAGCATTCCGCCATTGATAACACTGACCTAAAGCATAACTAATAAGTCAATAATCCAACAGAGCAAAACTAAGGCAGGAAAATAAGCATAGCTGAAAACCGAATAACACTATAGACTTCtctgacacacacacacacacacacatatatggcacctattaattaaaaattctatgcaTAACGCATCAAACTATTTGGTTTGTTTGTACCTTAAGAAAGTGACTGAGGAAGACAATCTCTGAACCTCGCTCTGGTCCAAAGCAGCACCGTTTTCTTTCCCGCAGAGTCTGGCAATGGTGTCCATGTCTCGGAAGAAATTCTCGACCGAGAAATCGAACAGAGAAATCCTAACGCCGCTGGCAGCAGCAGCACTATCTTCATTGCCATCATTGTTTACTACCGTTGGAGAATTTGCTTCGTTCTCAGCAAATGTTACTCTCTTCTTCGCCgtcttcttcttgttctttttcttcttctccttgaaATCAAATACTTCAGCTATGCAAGCGTTCTCCTCTTCTGCGTCTCCCATTTTCTtctatgaatttaaaatttttggagATGCGAGGTTTCTGAGGTTCGAACCCTAAACCAGGTACACGATAACGCTTAATAATTAGAATCGAGCCATTGTgcttttatatatttcattgttatataaaattaatttaatatatataaaataaacaaattattaaattattaaaatagataCATTTGATacttagatttttaaaaaatatattttaaatgataatttgcaaataatctattatatattaattagaaaaataatattcataagGAATCAAACAAATCAATCCAAAAAAATCCATATAGTTGACGCAATTACattcacaattaaaaattatctattaatgCTAACATTAGGCatgttttcttaaaagaaaCATATCAAcccaaggtttttttttatcataatgcACATTCTCTCTCCAAAATTTGCTTGAAATACACCCGAggaattaattttcaaactacACCACTTTCACATTTTCACGGAAGTCGGGTTCTGCACCCCGACttcccttcttccttttttttataaaaaagtttatatattattaaaattaaataatatattatataaaattatttttaattgatttgaaaattatttatttattaaattaatttatgtaatactattttataattttttgtaaagagaaatatacatataaagaaaaatataaaaattggataaaattatagtataattttttatttatgttatatgtaattgtgtagttaaatttatgttttgttaatttttgtatgttcttgtaattaaaaaataataaaattagttagtagtattaaaatacAGTACAAAAAACActgcaaaaaaatatatgacaaaTCTGTCATAGACAAAATACTCAAATTACAGTAACTGAAATGATACTCGCCAATaatgaaacatattaaaaattacaattacaatgcAAACATAACAAAACTAACGAGGATCTGAAATATGTTGTGCAGAATACATGTTTTCTAATTTCAATTGTGCAGAATCGTTTCCAATAGTTGGATTGTGCTAACAACTTTAGTACgtcttcatcattttttaattctgttatgtCATATCCAATCAAATTTTCGGAATACTTAGAATGACCTGGTTGTCGAAAGAATAATCGTCTAACCAATTGTGATCCGTGAATTCCATTAGGGGGAACCCCtgtaggtgcaacttgcttgattaaatccTTGAGTTTCTCCATGCCACATCTCGAAGGAATGTCAAATCTTATTGGATTAGTTTCAGTAAAGGAGTAACCCAAAAATTCACCTTGATGTGGTATGTTCCACTTCCCGTTGTAATACATAATTGCATCATGAGTGAGTAGAAGTGATGGATGATTGAAGCAGGTTGAGTATAACATCCGGTGTTCTAATAATGGTACACAATAATTCTATAGGGCCAACACACGAGTATTGctcattgcacattaacattgtgtaaacatcatcatcatttttcaattgtaaagattgaaaaaaatattgttgacctGCATCTATGAATGGTTGTCGGTAGTAGATTTCATCTAGTAATTGATCGTTGGTTAGTTGAAGGGTGTTGTGCATTCTACGCTTGAGTGTATCAAAAGAACAGTTGTTAGGAACTCGCATTGGTGTTGGAATgagactttgaaaataaacaccaatTTGGTTGTAACTGATCGATccatttgaaaaaatgaaagCTAATCTGGAGTTAGTAATGGTCTGACTActtgtttctcccaaaaatgacaTAGTAATAAGATTGAATTTGGTTTGTGAAATTATGTTGTGTGAGATTGTGTGTTTGTATTGTGTCTGTgttgtgttatttatagttgtatgaGTATTCTGCCACATTGATGTGTATTGGAATCCAATGTTTCTTTTTCCCTAGTAAGTGATGTAGCAGACGTCCATTATCAtttcaaagtgaacaaagagattatgagttgttCATCTTATGTCAGTtttgcacacgtctctaaaaattaaatgtatcacctgtaaaactgacatgaaatggacaGCTCATAATGCAAAGTGTTGTTAATTTGGACTGTGATTTTTCCCATGTAATTAAAGCAACAGACGTTCATGATGATTTTCAGAGTGAATAAAGAGATGATGAGCTGTCCATTTCATGGCAGTTTTGcaggtgagacatttaatttttagagacgtgtgcaaattgCAGAGTATTGTCAATTTGGATTGTGATTTTTCCCTTGTAATTAAAGCTGCAAACGTCCATAATTATTTTCAGAGTGAataaagagattatgagttgtccatttcatgtcagttttgtcgatgagacatttaatttttaaaaacagtgTAGTGTAAATGAcaaagtattgtgaattttgacAGTTATGTTATCATGTCAACTAATGCAGTAAAAGTGGGTAAACTGAAAAttgctaatttaaatttaaaggaaaaattatttcaatacgtAAAGTGATAACTGAAGACAGACATAAGACTTTACATGAAAATCTCAAAGAAGAAATAACTTAGACATGAATGATCCGTAGATTACCAATCCCGTTTGAATATAGGTTCGTGGGATGGAGACATGTTACTTCCTTCGGGCCCGGAAGAGGAGTCTGTATCACTATC includes these proteins:
- the LOC100816953 gene encoding uncharacterized protein isoform X1, translating into MGDAEEENACIAEVFDFKEKKKKNKKKTAKKRVTFAENEANSPTVVNNDGNEDSAAAASGVRISLFDFSVENFFRDMDTIARLCGKENGAALDQSEVQRLSSSVTFLREWRDFKYPSRSIKFAYGLESSDCSEGRNISAINLPPFSSASVPEHDKQKEQHGEVISQECRDFVMNVGGSVWALDWCPQIHEKPDCSVKCEFIAVAAHPPGSSYHKMGAPLTGRGVVQIWCLLNVKEHNDKLSKIKRPKGRPRKNPTVVDEMNCDKKDGDINDKSTQIKKPRGRPRKNPTVLAVDDMNCDKKDAGTNDISTQIKKPRGRPRKNPTVSAVDDMNCEIQYMPALAVQFPENSTEFPTPDGNHDNNEEILPKKDGGTNDKSTQIKNPRGRTRKNSTTITVDDVNCETQNKSACYVQVAQNSTEFLASDGNLENNEEILITYKRKRKAKENKERNEESALIKRPRRRPKSNSKEVTADDPNCEDHSMPLDVQVPEDSAEFLSPDVNHDNCNEKSALMKTLRGRPSNSKGVSTGDPNCENEIMPLDVQVPEDSAEFLSSNVARVNCNEYALPQCSVTKQRHTKEAVSACNTISTTLKSSGLKINHTEMEGRYSQDRSQPLQYENEANHQPHWSFELEAPPATCSIPEDVTLPRVVSCLAHNGKVAWDVKWRPTNISDSFCKHRMGHLAVLLGNGSLEVWEVPLPHVLRAIYMHKEGTDPRFIKLEPVFKCSMLKRGGLQSIPLTVEWSVTPPHDYLLAGCHDGTVALWKFCTSSSSKCDDTKPVLIFGGDTVPIRTVAWAPFEGDPESSNIIVTAGHEGLKFWDLRNPFRPLRSLNPMPRIIYSLDWLSNPSCIIMSFEDGTMRTISLVKAANDLPVTGEIYSGKKQPGLHGSAYSSFAIWSVQVSRLTGMVAYCGVDGAVIRFQLTTKSVETDHSRNRSRRFLCGSVTEEDSTLIINTPLSDAPFQWKKPPEKGRCAESFRDLLAKSNPFRSASNQMAETSNPDSQTLAIGAGEDVGLESGSEEALCSVKQPKRPKLNSGRKKKPEGLALVCGDDDAPPITPEADNEKSDFGNIPETFPPKVAALHRVRWNMNKGSERWLCFGGACGLVRCQEIVYSNIDKRWALKK
- the LOC100816953 gene encoding uncharacterized protein isoform X2; the protein is MQFCWSRDFVMNVGGSVWALDWCPQIHEKPDCSVKCEFIAVAAHPPGSSYHKMGAPLTGRGVVQIWCLLNVKEHNDKLSKIKRPKGRPRKNPTVVDEMNCDKKDGDINDKSTQIKKPRGRPRKNPTVLAVDDMNCDKKDAGTNDISTQIKKPRGRPRKNPTVSAVDDMNCEIQYMPALAVQFPENSTEFPTPDGNHDNNEEILPKKDGGTNDKSTQIKNPRGRTRKNSTTITVDDVNCETQNKSACYVQVAQNSTEFLASDGNLENNEEILITYKRKRKAKENKERNEESALIKRPRRRPKSNSKEVTADDPNCEDHSMPLDVQVPEDSAEFLSPDVNHDNCNEKSALMKTLRGRPSNSKGVSTGDPNCENEIMPLDVQVPEDSAEFLSSNVARVNCNEYALPQCSVTKQRHTKEAVSACNTISTTLKSSGLKINHTEMEGRYSQDRSQPLQYENEANHQPHWSFELEAPPATCSIPEDVTLPRVVSCLAHNGKVAWDVKWRPTNISDSFCKHRMGHLAVLLGNGSLEVWEVPLPHVLRAIYMHKEGTDPRFIKLEPVFKCSMLKRGGLQSIPLTVEWSVTPPHDYLLAGCHDGTVALWKFCTSSSSKCDDTKPVLIFGGDTVPIRTVAWAPFEGDPESSNIIVTAGHEGLKFWDLRNPFRPLRSLNPMPRIIYSLDWLSNPSCIIMSFEDGTMRTISLVKAANDLPVTGEIYSGKKQPGLHGSAYSSFAIWSVQVSRLTGMVAYCGVDGAVIRFQLTTKSVETDHSRNRSRRFLCGSVTEEDSTLIINTPLSDAPFQWKKPPEKGRCAESFRDLLAKSNPFRSASNQMAETSNPDSQTLAIGAGEDVGLESGSEEALCSVKQPKRPKLNSGRKKKPEGLALVCGDDDAPPITPEADNEKSDFGNIPETFPPKVAALHRVRWNMNKGSERWLCFGGACGLVRCQEIVYSNIDKRWALKK